A stretch of Paenibacillus sp. URB8-2 DNA encodes these proteins:
- a CDS encoding VPS10 domain-containing protein, which yields MPFLAVCLKHLRKLSIVLPAALILASCSSPPPEPSPQPLPTEEPEEGQTITLITPDAANIDSAKSPKYQIQTRLTDFQLLSESEGLAWGVTKNALRLYLTRDNGKTWTNISPASAVQFSSNPVYGQDIFFTDPDNGWIIRQAFGMMETIVLRTRDGGKSWKISSLSQGSSISSAYFASPMKGWLMATWDTEESRESKALFMTEDGGATWKTVMQNDQYSPNSPHPALPVVGVAGGLVFQDSDIGLITLNRSKSPRLYRTVDGGASWREDQALPDTGVFKNYDNVILGKPEFFGAETGWIPVAGTKKDAEGTVYNGYFTANGGSNWKLVEFNLGIRTGENENVPPTFLNINDGWIINGSLVYRTTNQGKSWKALPFSSVLISKLTEFPEIVKLQFVSKEVGWLLIEKSKDKRSILLQTTNGGINWRVM from the coding sequence GCTGCGCTGATCCTGGCATCCTGTTCATCTCCCCCGCCGGAGCCCTCGCCGCAGCCGCTCCCAACGGAGGAGCCGGAAGAAGGGCAGACGATTACCCTGATCACACCCGATGCCGCCAACATCGACTCAGCAAAGTCGCCAAAATATCAGATTCAGACACGTTTGACCGACTTTCAGCTGCTCAGTGAATCGGAAGGACTGGCCTGGGGCGTGACCAAAAATGCATTGCGCCTTTACTTGACCCGGGATAACGGGAAGACGTGGACCAATATTTCCCCAGCTTCCGCCGTCCAGTTCTCATCGAATCCAGTTTATGGCCAGGATATCTTTTTCACAGACCCCGATAACGGTTGGATTATACGCCAGGCATTCGGAATGATGGAGACCATTGTGCTGCGCACCAGAGATGGGGGGAAGAGCTGGAAGATCTCATCGCTCAGCCAGGGCAGCAGTATTTCTTCGGCTTATTTTGCGTCGCCGATGAAAGGGTGGCTTATGGCGACCTGGGACACCGAGGAGAGCCGCGAGAGCAAGGCGCTGTTCATGACGGAGGACGGAGGCGCGACCTGGAAGACCGTTATGCAAAATGACCAGTATTCGCCGAACTCTCCCCATCCGGCGCTCCCGGTTGTCGGCGTAGCTGGAGGCTTGGTATTCCAGGACAGCGACATCGGCTTGATTACGCTGAACCGGTCGAAGAGTCCTAGACTGTACCGTACCGTTGACGGCGGGGCCAGTTGGAGAGAGGATCAAGCCTTGCCGGATACCGGCGTTTTCAAGAACTACGATAACGTTATTTTGGGGAAGCCGGAATTCTTCGGCGCCGAAACCGGCTGGATTCCGGTAGCAGGCACTAAGAAGGACGCCGAGGGGACCGTCTATAATGGTTACTTCACCGCCAATGGCGGCAGCAATTGGAAATTAGTGGAGTTTAATCTCGGAATCCGAACCGGCGAGAATGAGAATGTGCCTCCGACCTTTCTGAATATCAATGACGGCTGGATCATTAACGGAAGCTTAGTATACCGAACGACCAATCAGGGGAAGAGCTGGAAAGCACTGCCGTTCAGCAGCGTTCTGATATCGAAGTTGACTGAATTTCCGGAGATCGTCAAGCTGCAGTTTGTTTCGAAAGAGGTCGGATGGCTGCTGATCGAAAAAAGCAAGGACAAGCGTTCGATCTTGCTGCAGACGACCAATGGCGGCATCAATTGGCGCGTCATGTGA
- a CDS encoding SDR family NAD(P)-dependent oxidoreductase: MNYKNKTVIVTGAGRGIGRAVAMAYAAEGAQVVIAELKKEIGEKTAEDIRRKGGKALFISCDVSREAYIAAVVRQTVQAFGSVDILINNAGIASAHTAKFYELTVEDWDKVMNTNARGCFLMAREAAKVMRNNPDGGAIVNISSTRALMSEPDTEAYAASKGAISSLTHAMAVTLGKDGITVNCILPGWIETGDYSELREMDHNQHPAGRVGVPGDIAKACLYLTSPDNRFVTGAQLVIDGGMTRKMIYEP; the protein is encoded by the coding sequence ATGAATTATAAAAATAAAACGGTTATCGTAACCGGAGCGGGCCGGGGAATCGGCAGGGCGGTCGCCATGGCTTATGCGGCTGAGGGCGCGCAAGTGGTCATTGCGGAGCTTAAAAAGGAAATAGGTGAAAAAACCGCGGAAGACATCCGGCGGAAGGGAGGAAAGGCGCTCTTTATATCGTGCGATGTCAGCAGGGAGGCGTATATTGCGGCAGTCGTCCGGCAAACGGTACAAGCCTTCGGAAGCGTCGATATCCTGATTAATAACGCAGGGATCGCAAGCGCGCATACCGCGAAATTTTACGAGCTGACCGTAGAGGATTGGGATAAAGTGATGAATACGAACGCCCGCGGCTGCTTTCTAATGGCGCGCGAAGCGGCCAAAGTGATGCGAAATAATCCGGACGGAGGAGCTATCGTGAATATTTCCTCTACCCGCGCACTGATGTCCGAGCCGGACACCGAAGCATACGCCGCCTCTAAAGGGGCCATATCTTCACTGACCCATGCGATGGCGGTTACCCTCGGCAAAGACGGTATTACGGTTAACTGCATCCTGCCGGGATGGATCGAAACAGGCGATTACAGCGAGCTCAGGGAAATGGATCATAACCAGCATCCTGCGGGAAGGGTCGGCGTTCCTGGGGACATCGCCAAGGCCTGTCTGTATTTGACTTCTCCGGACAACCGGTTTGTTACCGGCGCTCAGCTCGTCATCGACGGAGGTATGACCCGCAAGATGATATATGAACCTTGA
- a CDS encoding DUF2500 domain-containing protein → MGPDLSWMFDFAGTVLPIFFVVIIGIVALSAGRGLLVWSRNNRMPVLTVPARIVSKRSEIRQRPPEEGNIARTTMIYYLTFEFDDGERVEFKVNGSEYGISAERDKGRLTYQGTRYHGFKREPHYSAVEER, encoded by the coding sequence TTGGGGCCGGACCTATCATGGATGTTTGATTTTGCCGGAACGGTATTACCGATCTTTTTTGTCGTGATAATAGGCATTGTCGCCCTTTCGGCCGGCAGGGGGCTGCTTGTGTGGAGCAGGAACAACCGGATGCCCGTTCTAACCGTCCCAGCCCGCATTGTATCCAAGCGCAGCGAGATCAGGCAGAGACCCCCGGAAGAGGGAAACATTGCCCGTACGACGATGATCTATTATTTGACCTTTGAATTCGATGACGGAGAACGGGTGGAGTTCAAAGTGAACGGAAGCGAATACGGGATCAGTGCTGAACGCGACAAGGGACGGCTGACCTACCAGGGTACCCGGTACCACGGGTTCAAGCGAGAGCCCCATTATTCCGCGGTGGAAGAACGCTAG